In Pseudemcibacter aquimaris, the sequence CGGAATATTTTTAGAAAAGATATGATGCGGGCAAACGGGTTCAAGATTAAATTCGATTTTACCCGCTTCCATTTTCGATAAATCAAGAATGTCTGAGATCAGGTTATTTAACTTACGCCCTGAATCAGCGATGATTTTTAATGATTCATTGCGTTTTTCTTTATCATCAGCGCCAACACCCATCTCGAGCGCTTCCGCATAGCCAATAACAGCATTCAATGGGGTGCGAATTTCATGGCTCATATTCGCAAGGAATTCTGTTTTCGATTGATTGGCGTCTTCCGCGATTTGTTTGCTTTCTCTTAATTTTTGCGCTGCGCGGCGTTGCATAATAAGGACAAGAATAACCAGCATAAGAATAATTGAAATTGCAAAAATGATCAGTATCATTTGTTGAAATTGTAATGACTGTTTTTCAAGATTTGCTTCTCTTTGAATTCTTTCGATTTGCATGGATGCTTCGAAATTAGTCTGCAGTGTTTGCACGTCATTTGACGTAGCATTCATTAAACTACGGGTTTTTGCAATGTGGTAATCATATAATAATTGATAGGCCTCTTGATATTTGCCTTGTGCAAATGCAATTTTCGCATCAATTTCTAAATTCATGTTAACCCAGAAAGCTTCTTCGATGCTGGGGTTTTGATTTATGATTTGGTCTATTCTCTCTCTGTATAAAACGGCTTTATCAACTTCGCCAATTTCCGGTAATACGAGTGCGCCTAATTGCAGTGACCAAATTTCAAATATCATGTCGGTGTCAGCATAAACCAATGCCTTTTCAATATATTCCGCTGATTTCTCATATTCATTCAGTTGGCTATAATTCATCGCAATACCGTAATATGAATATAAATTCATATTTCCTGACCGCTTTGGATATAAAAATCAGAAAGAATTGTTAAATAATCTCTTGAAAGCGCAAATAGTTCCTCATCCTGTAACGCAATACCGATGTTATAAATAAGGGTTGCGATATCGGTGGGGATTTGATGGTTACGGATAATATTTAAGCTTTCGATCGCGGCCAAAATTGAATTTTTGGGATCGCGCAGTTCCGCATATATATATGTTAATGCATTATAATGATGTAACTCTAATCTGTGTTGAAACGGTGTAAGGTGAACAAGTTCTTTTGCTTTTTCTGCATAAAGCAAAGCGCTATATTCTTCACCGATCAAAGGAGCGAGGCCCATTAACGCCTGATATGCGATTACCATTGAAAGAGTGTCTTCTTCCGCCTCTGCTTCTTCTAGATGTATTTCAATTTCTGCAAACGCATTACTATAGTTTCCATCTAGGCTAATGCTGTAGAGTTTTAAAATGTGTGCAACCCTGATGTAGGTAGCATGATTTTGCAGTGACGCCTTTTCAAGTAGCATTTCGGCGTATTTGGTTAATTTTTCTTGGATTTCAAGGTTGAAATAAAATTCTGCTACACTGAAAATTCTTTCTAAATCTTCCGGGGTATTATCGCCAAGTATATTTGCTTCGTCATTCTCTATGCTATGGATAAGATCGTATTCAAGCAGTTCTTGAACATCTGTAATAAATTCATTTGCAAGTTGAACTGTTTCGGGGTCAGGGGCTTTTGTTTCTTGTGCGATACTGTGTGTATAAATGAAAAACAAGATAAACCACGTCACTAAAGTTATAGCAACTTTTAAGGGGTTAACTTGGACACATAATTTCATTTACAACTCTATACTATATGCTGTTACCCCAATATTGTTCCTTTATGTTGTGGTGATACCTACTAACACACTTTATAATTAATATTGATAATTGGTTAATATTCCCTAAACCGTTCTTCGTTGTGGAAGAGTTTTTGTAAATTCGAATATATTGAGAAAAATGTCATCGAAATTGATATTTTTCATTCATTTATTGAGAGAAAATATCTCTAAAATTTACACATGAATATTTGAAATCTATTGAGCAATTTTTAATCCAAAATTGTCAATTTTTTACCCGTCATAAATTGCTTTTCAGAGTTAATTTGGCAAAAAAATGTTCCAAAAATGATGTTTAAAATAATTTTTGAAAAAATCGTAAGTAACTGAAAAAATAAATATATTTAATATTCATCTTTATGGGGGGAATAACGCAAAAGAAAATTATTAATCAGTTTAATAAATTTTTAATATATCTGGGATAAAGTAATAATTACAGTAAGTTATAGTGTTCAGTCATTGGGGGCAACCTAATTTATAGTAAAAGGTACCCGATGATAGTAAATGTAAAAAATGCCTCTCTGGCGATCAAAATTCCAGTTTCAGCAATCATAATTGTCCTGATCACAGCCCTGATCGTGACCGTAACATCCTATAATTCAGCAAAGAACGAAGTTAATGCGCAAGCAGAGAGTAAACTGGTTGCTGTATTGGACGGTAGGACGTCTGAATTACGATCATATTTAAGCGCAATTCAGGAAGATTTATTGCTGGTTTCTTCAAATTTGAACACGATATCCGCTGTTCAGGATTTTTCCTCTACTTGGATGGAATTGGGGATGGGGGCATCAAGCACAGTACGGGATTTATACTTAACATCACAATTATCTGATCTTTATGATGCGGGTGATGATTCAACATATACAGCTGCACATGTAAAATATCATCCTTGGTTTCATGAATTGCAGCAAAATCGTGGTTATTACGATGTGTTTTTGTTCAATATTAATGGTGATCTAATTTATTCAGTTTTTAAAGAAGCTGACTATGGAACCAATATGAACACAGGTGAATGGAAAGACACTGACCTTGCTAATGTTTTTAAGGCTTCAAGAAATGCTGCTGAAAAAGCAGTTTCTTTTTATGATTTTAGGCCATATGCCCCAAGTGCGAATGCGCCAGCGAGTTTTATTTCAACACCGATATTTGATTTGATGGGCAACCGTATTGGTGTGCTTGCTTTTCAAATGCCAATAGCACGAATTAATGAAATTATGCAGAAATCATCTGGAATGGGAACATCTGGTGAAAGTTACATTGTTGGCGATGATTATTTGATGCGCTCTGATAGTCGTTTCTTAAACGAAGGTGAAACCTCAATTCTTAAAACGCGTGTTGATGGCGTGACCGCACAAAATGCCATTGGCGGACAATCAGGTATTGAAATTGTAGAGGATTACCGTGGCATCAATGTGTTATCGGCTTATCAAGGGATTGATTTTAACGGTGTCAAATGGGCGTTGCTCGCTGAAATTGACGAAGAAGAAGTCAACGCACCAGTAGTAAGCATGAGAAACACAATGATCATGATTGCAATCGGCCTGACAATTATATTGGGTGGTGTTGCATATTATGGTTCAGTAACAATCACAAAGCCAATCGTCGCGCTTGTTAACGTTATGGATGTGTTATCAAATGAAAACCGAACAGATGTAGAGGTGCCATCACGTCAACGTCAAGATGAATTGGGTAATATTGGGCGTGCTGTCGAAACATTTCGTTTGAGCATGATAGAAGGTGAAAGATTACGTGAAGAAGCGCGTGTCGCCGAAGAAGCTGAACGTGAGAGAGAGCAGCTAGAGAAAGAGGCTATTGCTGAACAAGAAAGACAGAAAGCCGAAAGAGAACGTGAAGAAGCCGCAGCCGTTGAAGCAAGGGCAAATGCGTTAGCGGATTTAGTTAGCACGTTCAATTCTGAAGTTACGGCAATGATCCAGAGCGTTACTTCCGGAACCACAGAACTAGAGGCAACAGCACAGGCAATGACATCGGTCGCGGATGATGCGGGAGTTAAATCTTCAGCAGTTGCCGCTGCTGCAGAAGAGGCGTCAGCAAATGTACAGACAGTTGCAACAGCCACTGAAGAAATGAGTGCCTCTGTTAATGAAATTAGTCAACAAATGTTGCGTTCGAATGAGGCGACACAAGAAGTATCCAAGAAAACGGATATGACAACCAAAATTATGGAAGATTTATCGAGTTCTTCGCAATCCATTAATGATATTATTAACTTGATTAATGATATTGCTGAACAAACGAACCTGTTGGCATTGAATGCGACTATTGAAGCGGCTCGTGCTGGCGATGCTGGTAAAGGTTTCGCCGTTGTCGCATCAGAAGTGAAATCATTAGCTGGACAAACAGCAGGGGCCACAAATCAGATTAGTGAGCAAATTAGAGACATTCAAGTAAAGGTCAAAGACGCTACTGATGCCATGTCAGAGATTTCCTCATCAGTTAGTTTAATGGCGAACATGACGTCTTCTGTTGCTTCCGCCGTTGAAGAACAACAGGCCGTTACAAATGAAATATCAAGAAATGTTCAAGAAGCATCTAAAGGCACAGAAGATGTTAGTCAGAATATCAGCGGCGTGGCTGCTGGTGCTTCTGAAACGGCCTCTGCTGCTTCGCAAGTCATGAGCACTTCAAAAGATATAGCTCATCAAACAGTAACACTAAAAACCACGATTGATACATTTATTGCCGGAGTAAACAAAATATAGATGGAGTGATTTTTATTGGGGTGGAGTAATTGAAATTTAAGAGTAAAGGAGTTTGCATGTCTAGGTTTCTAAAAATATCGTCTACGGTGATGATGCTGATTATGATGGGGGAAACAGCAATTGCGCAAATGTCTGACTTTACAGTTTCTGGGAATATAAGTGGTATAAGTGATTACCGTTTTAGGGGGGTATCATTAACAAGTAAGGATCCAGCGGTTCAGGGCACATTGAATTTACAACATAGTTCTGGGTTTTATGTAACCGTTTGGGGATCAAATATATCTGATTTTAACGGCGCCAATACAGAAGTGGATGTAATGGCTGGGTATGTTTTCGATGCAGGAAATGACGTTTCTTTTAATTTGGGTGTAATGGAATACATTTATCCAGGTGGTACAGGAACTAATTATTTTGAAGCGTATGGGTTTGCAACTTTCCCAGTGGCCGTGGGAAGTTTAACGGTGGGTATTAATTATACGCCAAGTCAGAATAATATCGGAAGTCAGGATAATACTTATCTTTCTGCCAGTTATTCCATGCCGATACTTGATACCGGTTTAACCGGAAGCGCATATTTCGCATACGAGGATGGTGCGTTTGGTACAAATAAAACCGATTGGTCACTAGGTTTGTCATATGATATTGACCAAATTACCATTGGTGCAAAATATATCGATACTAATCTGGGCAGTGGAGCAGGTAGTGCAACCGGTTTAGGGTATATTACGCTTAACTTTTAAATAATCATCATAATGAAACAATTTAATGCGTGCTTTAATTTTTTGAAGCGCGCATTATTTGTGTTAGATAGAATAACAAGAAATTAAATGTTTAAAATATTTGCAATCAATCATGCAGGGGTTAAACTGTATATTGTATAAAATCATAAAGGCGTGGAAAAAATGGCGTCAAATATAAAAGGGGAAGATAATGCAATCTCAATCATCAACACCAAGGTGGTCGTCTGAATACGCCTTTGTACTTGCGGCTGTGGGGGCTGCAGTGGGGCTTGGAAATATATGGCGTTTTCCGTATCTGGCGGGACAATCAGGCGGCGGCGCTTTTGTAATCGTTTATCTATTATTTGTAATCGCACTTGGTATTCCGCTTGTGATGGGGGAACTTGCTCTTGGGAGGCAGGGCGGCAAAAGCCCCGTTGCCACGATGGAAGATCTTCAGAAAAAAGGACATCATCCTTTTTGGAAATCAATTGGTTGGGTCAGTGTTTGTCTGCCGCTCGTAACCATGGGCTTTTATACGGTTGTTACAGGCTGGATCCTTGATTTTATTGTTCGCACCTTGATGGGGTCTTTCAATAATATCAATGCCGATCAATCAACCGAATATTTTTCTGTTTTGCAAAATAGCTGGGCATATATGTTAAGCCTTAATACTGGTTTCATGATCATTCTTGGTATCGTTGTGGCGCTTGGTGTTAAAAAAGGGCTTGAAACAACAGTTCGTATTATGATGCCGGCTTTGTTTGCTATTCTTGTTCTGATGGCGATTTACTCGCTGGCAACCGGTGATGCGGGGGCTGCGCTTACATTTTTGTTTGAACCAGATTTTTCAAAAATTACTTTCAGGGTTTTGATTGATGCATTGGGCCAGGCGCTATTTTCTCTGGCGATTGGTGCTGGTGCACTTATTACGTATGGTGCCTATTTACCGCAGGATGTGAATATTCCAAAAACTGCGAAGGTTATCGCTGTTTCCGATACGCTTGTTGCGATTTTCGCTGGCTTGGCTATTTTCCCGATTGTATTTCAATATGGTCTTGAACCAAGCGAGGGCGCAGGGCTGATCTTTGTCTCACTGCCAATCGCATTTGGTCAGATGACAGGCGGTATTATCATTGGTTCGCTGTTTTTCATTTTGCTTATTTTTGCATCATTTACATCCGGTATTAGTATGATTGAACCGATTGTATCTGTGCTAGAAGGAAAAGGATTATCACGTAAAAAAGGCGTGATCTTGGTCAGCAGTTTTTGTTGGTTCCTAAGTATGCTGGCGGCACTATCATTTAATATTCTTCAGGACGAACGCCCGCTAGGTTTTATTCCGTTCCTCGCGGAAATGAATATCTTTGATACTCTGAATTTCTTGGTGTCGGCTATTATCTTGCCGTTTAACGCAATGATTATTGCTATCTTTATCGGATGGTTATTGTCGCGTAAAACGCTGCTTGAACAGTTCGGTTATAAAGAAACAGACATGGGTTGGAAGCTATGGTCATTTTCCATGAAGCTTCTCTCACCCATTGCCTGTGCCTTTATTTTATTGAATGTGTTCTTTGCTTAATTAATCATGCACATAGCGTGGATATGTGCTTTTGGCTTCCTTCGCGTCGTCAAGATCAATTTCCACGCTAGCAAAGGGGTTATCCGGATCGGTGGTGGCAAGCACATCACCCTCTGGTGATACAATCCAACTGAGGCCGCCAATATTGGCTGCTTTATAACCTTCCGGTGTATAGCTATTTGAAGACAGGCAAAATGCGCCTGAAACGACGGCAGCAGCTTGTCCACCCGCAAGCCATTTTTCTGTTGATCCATGCGGCGTTGCACGCGGAACACAAAGCAAATCAACTTTATGTTTTCCATATTCACGTGAATGTTCAAAGAACCACATTTCAGTACAAATTTGTACTCCCAAAATCATTCCGTTTGCGCGGGCAGGGTTAAAAATACCATCGCCGCGGTCGTACCAATTGGCTTCCCAATATCCGCCCTCATTGGGTAGGTTCCATTTTGCATGGAAATTTTGGTCTTTGTTTTCAGGTGTCCAGATGTATGCCTGATTTTGATGACGGCCATCGGCTTCTAACGTTGGGCGTGTCCCCATAACTGCTGGCGCACCAAGTTCATTAAACTTTGCAATTTCAGCATCATGCGCATTAATGGCTTCTTGCCATTTTGCAGGATCACAATCATGTTTTGTCGCAAGCCAATCGAAGAAACACATTTCCGGCAAAAGAAGGAAATCCGTTTTATTCTCTTTTACGTGCTTTGCTAAGTCGATCATATTTTGTGCGCGGACATCTGCTCTGTTATCCAATTGCACAACGGTGACAGTTTTTTTGTTGCTCATTAATCACTCCCGTATTTTAAATTTATGCATACTCTATCTTTAAGAAAAAATAATACAACCTGAATTATAAAGAGGTGATAGGTAGTTAGTTAAATCATGTATAAAAAATAAATATTAACATATTAAATAATCTTTATTAATCAATGGCTTATGTGACTTTTTTCTTGAATTGTTATAATGTTGCGTGTACATAGTTTTCGGGGATATTTTTTGACGAGTGCATAGTGTATATTTTTGTTGCGTTTATAGTAGCGGCAGTCATATTCGTCCTGGATATCATCACACCACTTGGTGTTGCTGCCGGGGTGCCATATGTGGCGCTGATTTTATTAGGATTGAAATTTGAAGACAGGCAATGGTTTTTAAGACTTGCCTATGGTTCTACGTTTTTAATTATTATCGGTTTTTTCCTTTCTGAAAGTTATGCGGTTCTCTGGGTTGTTCTATTGAACAGGGTTTATGCTTTATCGGCGATCTGGATTACTGCGATTTTACTTTATATGTATAAGGGCGAAAGCCTGCGGTTTCGAGAGGCATTTCGAAGCTCCACCAATGGTCATGTTGTGTCCGATGATAAGGGCATTATTCTTGCTGTAAATCCGGCAATGGAAAGAATTTTCGGCTATACCGAAGAAGAATTAATGGGCGAAAATATCACGATCCTGATGCCAAAGAAAAACGGCATGGAACATAGCGTTTATATGGATAGTTATATTCAAACCGGGCATAAAAGAATCATTGGTATCGGTCGTGAACTTGTTGCAAAGCATAAAGATGGTCATTTATTTCCCATACATTTGGGAATTGGTGAATTAAAAAGAAAGCGTCAAAGAAATTTTCTGGCATCTATTTCAGATATGACTGAAATCACAAGAGCACAAGCAGCCGCTGAAGAAGCCAATATCGCTAAAAGTCAATTTCTCGCTAATATGAGCCATGAATTAAGAACCCCATTAAATGCCGTGATTGGTTTTAGTGAAATCATTAAAGGTCAAACAATTTCCGACCTTGGTGAAGAGAGAGTCCATGAATATAACGATATTATTCATACGGCCGGTACGCATCTGTTGACGATGATTAATGATATTCTTGATATTTCACGTACAGAGGTCGGGGCGATTAAACTTAATCTGACGCCGGTGGATTTAAATACCTTGCTACGGTCGGCGATTAATACTTGTCTTGTGAAAATGAAAGAAAATGAAACTGAATCTGAACTGGTTTTTGATGACAATATCAAGATGGGTTTGTTTGACAGTAAGCTTTTAACACAAGTACTGATTAACCTTATTCATAATGCCAGTAAATTTACCCATAAGGGCAAGATTACTGTATCAGCAGAACTTGTTGGTGGTAACAGTGTATGCCTTAAAGTAAATGATACTGGTATCGGCATACCGGAAGATCATCTTGAAAGAATATTTGAACGCTTTGCCATCGTTGATAATGCCATGTCACGTAATCATGGTGGGGCAGGGCTTGGACTTTCGCTTGTGCAGAATTTATGTACCATCATGAATGCAGAAGTTTCAGTGAAAAGTGAAATTAATAAGGGTACTGAATTCACTGTTATGGTGCCATATAAGGAAGCGTGATCCCTTTAAACTTGTTCTCTTATGGATGAATTATAAAAAGTACTTAGAAGTATTTTTAATATGTCGTGCGGCTGGGTAGTAACCTTATTATTAATCACTTGATCGGATAATTCAGAGATTGCATCGTGCTTAGTCAATGAAATATCTAATGCAAGGCCTGCCATTGACCAATCGGCAAAACTTCTTTCAGTAATTTGTTCATCGATTACCTTTGTAACAGCATGGTGGCGGCCATCTTTTTGGATTTTTGCAAATAAGGTATCAATGGCTTCGTCAGGTCCTTCAATAATTTGAAAGAAGCACGCCCTAGCATAAAGAAGGATACCTGTAATGTCGCTCTTTTGGTTGTTTGAAACGGCCACTTCAACCAGTTTTTTAAGGTGTTCTTCCTTAAAATTTTTTGTCTGGCTAGAATAATAGGCGATTTGTTTCATGGTATTTTCTTTTCTTATTACCAATAGGTAAGATCAAGAATACCATTAATTGATTATTTCACCAAGTTTCTGAATGAATGTTTCAATTTCGCTTTCATCATTAAAATAATGCACAGAAGCCCTAACCAGGTTCGGGAGTTTATTTTTTGTAGCATCTAGTAAAGTGCTATTCGGTTCAGAAAGGCTCGTATTTATTCCTTTTTCACGCAATTTGGCGACAAGATCTTCTGATTTATGCCCATCCACATGGAATGTTGTAATCGCGCATTGATGTTCACTGATCGCGTGGATATGCATGCCCGGAAGTTCTGATAATTTTGTTCTTAATAATCCGGCAAGTTCGTCATTTCTTGCCTTGATGTTTTCAAGACCGACATCAAGCGCATAATCAACGGCTGCGCCAAGGCCAAGGACGGCTGCATAATTATATTCCCAGTTTTCAAAACGTCTGCCGTCCGGTCTTAACTCATAAATGGTCGGGCTAACCCAATCGGCACTTCGCAGGTCAACAATTGGCGGGTGCAATTGATCAATGATTGATTTTCTGACATATAAAAAACCGACACCGCGCGGCCCGCGCATATATTTACGGCCTGTTGCGGAAAGCATGTCACAGCCAAGTTCATCAACATCCAGTGGCATTTGCCCTGCTGACTGGCAGGCATCAAGCAAGAAAAGAATGTTATGTTTTTTGGCAATTTTGCCGACTTCTTGTACCTGATTGATAAGGCCGCTATTTGTTGGCACATGGGTTGTTGAAATAAGTTTCACTTTTTCATCAATCATGAACTCAAGCAGTTCCAGATTTAAATTACCATCTTCATCGCTTGGGATGACTTCAACGGAAACCTGCTTTTCACGGGCAATATGAAGATAGGCAATGAAGTTGGAAACATATTCTGCCTCAACCGTTAAAATGCGGTCACCTGGTTTGAAATCGATGGCGTAAAAAGCCATAGCCCAGCCCACAGTGGCATTTTCGACAATGGAAATTTCTGACGCATCTGCATTAATCATTTTGGCCACAGATTTATAAACATTATCAATGCGTTCTTTCGCAGCACTCATGGCTTCGTAGCCACCAATAGATGCTTCCAGTTTCAAATGTTCAATTTGAGTATCCAGCACGGACTGTGGCATCAATGATGCACCGGCATTATTAAAATGAATGATGTTTTGCTTGCCTGGTGTGTCGGCATAGATTTTTACTTTGTTTAAAGTCATGTTACGTCCTATGTCATTTGGGCAGAATAGAACATAAAAATATCGCTTCCTCAATTTAAAAATTTAAGTTAGCATGGCAAAAAAAATAATATGGGAAGTTATATATTGAACAGGTTTTATCTTGTTTTTATTTTTTATTACTTGGGCGCGTGTTTTTCCGCGGCCCAATCTTTCCAGTTTGTTGAAGCAACCATTGGGGATATTCATAAAGCACTTCAGTCAGGTCATGTGACGTGTCGGGATATCGTTTCCGGTTATATGGACCGTATTAATTATTTTGATGAAGACACAAAATTAAACGCGATTACGGTGATAAATCGTGGTGCCCTTGCCAAGGCTGATGCCATAGATGAAAAAATTGCAAATGGTGAAAAATTAGGGTCGCTTTATTGTGCACCGATACTTGTAAAAGATAATTTTGATACGCATGACCTGCCAACAACTGGTGGTTCCATTGCGTTAAAAGATAATTACCCACCTGATGATGCCTTTATGGTTAGGAAACTGCGCGAAGCAGATGCAATTGTTATCGCAAAAACCAATATGGCAGAATGGGCGTTTAGCCCGCGTAAAACCAAAAGTTCATCATACGGCACAACTGCAAACGCATATGATTTGACAAGAGTGCCAGCGGGATCAAGTGGCGGAACAGCGTCTGCAACGGCGGCTAGTTTTGGGGTTGCGGGCATGGGGTCGGATACGGGAAATAGCATTCGGGGGCCATCTTCACATCTTGCCTTATTCGGCATTCGTTCAACAATTGGGCTGACTAGTCGTGACGGTATTATTCCGCTTGCATGGGACCGTGATATTGCGGGGCCAATGACAAGATCGGTCGAGGACGGCGCAAAAATATTTAATGTGGTCGCGGGCTATGATCCGGCAGATCCGATGACGAAATTTGGTAAAGGAAAACACAAAGCAGATTATACAAAGTTTCTTGATAAAAATGGTCTTAAAGGAAAACGCATTGGTGTGTTGCGAGATCTTGTATTTACAGAAGATGCTGATCCTGCGGTTACAGCTTTATTTATTCAGGCGGTCGAGGA encodes:
- a CDS encoding methyl-accepting chemotaxis protein, yielding MIVNVKNASLAIKIPVSAIIIVLITALIVTVTSYNSAKNEVNAQAESKLVAVLDGRTSELRSYLSAIQEDLLLVSSNLNTISAVQDFSSTWMELGMGASSTVRDLYLTSQLSDLYDAGDDSTYTAAHVKYHPWFHELQQNRGYYDVFLFNINGDLIYSVFKEADYGTNMNTGEWKDTDLANVFKASRNAAEKAVSFYDFRPYAPSANAPASFISTPIFDLMGNRIGVLAFQMPIARINEIMQKSSGMGTSGESYIVGDDYLMRSDSRFLNEGETSILKTRVDGVTAQNAIGGQSGIEIVEDYRGINVLSAYQGIDFNGVKWALLAEIDEEEVNAPVVSMRNTMIMIAIGLTIILGGVAYYGSVTITKPIVALVNVMDVLSNENRTDVEVPSRQRQDELGNIGRAVETFRLSMIEGERLREEARVAEEAEREREQLEKEAIAEQERQKAEREREEAAAVEARANALADLVSTFNSEVTAMIQSVTSGTTELEATAQAMTSVADDAGVKSSAVAAAAEEASANVQTVATATEEMSASVNEISQQMLRSNEATQEVSKKTDMTTKIMEDLSSSSQSINDIINLINDIAEQTNLLALNATIEAARAGDAGKGFAVVASEVKSLAGQTAGATNQISEQIRDIQVKVKDATDAMSEISSSVSLMANMTSSVASAVEEQQAVTNEISRNVQEASKGTEDVSQNISGVAAGASETASAASQVMSTSKDIAHQTVTLKTTIDTFIAGVNKI
- a CDS encoding sensor histidine kinase; this encodes MNLYSYYGIAMNYSQLNEYEKSAEYIEKALVYADTDMIFEIWSLQLGALVLPEIGEVDKAVLYRERIDQIINQNPSIEEAFWVNMNLEIDAKIAFAQGKYQEAYQLLYDYHIAKTRSLMNATSNDVQTLQTNFEASMQIERIQREANLEKQSLQFQQMILIIFAISIILMLVILVLIMQRRAAQKLRESKQIAEDANQSKTEFLANMSHEIRTPLNAVIGYAEALEMGVGADDKEKRNESLKIIADSGRKLNNLISDILDLSKMEAGKIEFNLEPVCPHHIFSKNIPIIKPLAKQKNISFTVNEECKKKVLVDKNRLDQIILNFITNAIKYNKDNGSFEFGCVETNNHHMRIYVKDSGIGIPQDKEKLLFTAFDRVDPSSITSTGIGLGLFICKKLTGSMGGKIGYKTELGTGTTFWVEFPIVEEN
- a CDS encoding aminotransferase class V-fold PLP-dependent enzyme; protein product: MTLNKVKIYADTPGKQNIIHFNNAGASLMPQSVLDTQIEHLKLEASIGGYEAMSAAKERIDNVYKSVAKMINADASEISIVENATVGWAMAFYAIDFKPGDRILTVEAEYVSNFIAYLHIAREKQVSVEVIPSDEDGNLNLELLEFMIDEKVKLISTTHVPTNSGLINQVQEVGKIAKKHNILFLLDACQSAGQMPLDVDELGCDMLSATGRKYMRGPRGVGFLYVRKSIIDQLHPPIVDLRSADWVSPTIYELRPDGRRFENWEYNYAAVLGLGAAVDYALDVGLENIKARNDELAGLLRTKLSELPGMHIHAISEHQCAITTFHVDGHKSEDLVAKLREKGINTSLSEPNSTLLDATKNKLPNLVRASVHYFNDESEIETFIQKLGEIIN
- a CDS encoding BLUF domain-containing protein — protein: MKQIAYYSSQTKNFKEEHLKKLVEVAVSNNQKSDITGILLYARACFFQIIEGPDEAIDTLFAKIQKDGRHHAVTKVIDEQITERSFADWSMAGLALDISLTKHDAISELSDQVINNKVTTQPHDILKILLSTFYNSSIREQV
- a CDS encoding sodium-dependent transporter, with amino-acid sequence MQSQSSTPRWSSEYAFVLAAVGAAVGLGNIWRFPYLAGQSGGGAFVIVYLLFVIALGIPLVMGELALGRQGGKSPVATMEDLQKKGHHPFWKSIGWVSVCLPLVTMGFYTVVTGWILDFIVRTLMGSFNNINADQSTEYFSVLQNSWAYMLSLNTGFMIILGIVVALGVKKGLETTVRIMMPALFAILVLMAIYSLATGDAGAALTFLFEPDFSKITFRVLIDALGQALFSLAIGAGALITYGAYLPQDVNIPKTAKVIAVSDTLVAIFAGLAIFPIVFQYGLEPSEGAGLIFVSLPIAFGQMTGGIIIGSLFFILLIFASFTSGISMIEPIVSVLEGKGLSRKKGVILVSSFCWFLSMLAALSFNILQDERPLGFIPFLAEMNIFDTLNFLVSAIILPFNAMIIAIFIGWLLSRKTLLEQFGYKETDMGWKLWSFSMKLLSPIACAFILLNVFFA
- a CDS encoding ATP-binding protein, which codes for MYIFVAFIVAAVIFVLDIITPLGVAAGVPYVALILLGLKFEDRQWFLRLAYGSTFLIIIGFFLSESYAVLWVVLLNRVYALSAIWITAILLYMYKGESLRFREAFRSSTNGHVVSDDKGIILAVNPAMERIFGYTEEELMGENITILMPKKNGMEHSVYMDSYIQTGHKRIIGIGRELVAKHKDGHLFPIHLGIGELKRKRQRNFLASISDMTEITRAQAAAEEANIAKSQFLANMSHELRTPLNAVIGFSEIIKGQTISDLGEERVHEYNDIIHTAGTHLLTMINDILDISRTEVGAIKLNLTPVDLNTLLRSAINTCLVKMKENETESELVFDDNIKMGLFDSKLLTQVLINLIHNASKFTHKGKITVSAELVGGNSVCLKVNDTGIGIPEDHLERIFERFAIVDNAMSRNHGGAGLGLSLVQNLCTIMNAEVSVKSEINKGTEFTVMVPYKEA
- a CDS encoding carbon-nitrogen hydrolase family protein, producing the protein MSNKKTVTVVQLDNRADVRAQNMIDLAKHVKENKTDFLLLPEMCFFDWLATKHDCDPAKWQEAINAHDAEIAKFNELGAPAVMGTRPTLEADGRHQNQAYIWTPENKDQNFHAKWNLPNEGGYWEANWYDRGDGIFNPARANGMILGVQICTEMWFFEHSREYGKHKVDLLCVPRATPHGSTEKWLAGGQAAAVVSGAFCLSSNSYTPEGYKAANIGGLSWIVSPEGDVLATTDPDNPFASVEIDLDDAKEAKSTYPRYVHD
- a CDS encoding amidase, giving the protein MNRFYLVFIFYYLGACFSAAQSFQFVEATIGDIHKALQSGHVTCRDIVSGYMDRINYFDEDTKLNAITVINRGALAKADAIDEKIANGEKLGSLYCAPILVKDNFDTHDLPTTGGSIALKDNYPPDDAFMVRKLREADAIVIAKTNMAEWAFSPRKTKSSSYGTTANAYDLTRVPAGSSGGTASATAASFGVAGMGSDTGNSIRGPSSHLALFGIRSTIGLTSRDGIIPLAWDRDIAGPMTRSVEDGAKIFNVVAGYDPADPMTKFGKGKHKADYTKFLDKNGLKGKRIGVLRDLVFTEDADPAVTALFIQAVEDLKAAGAIIVDPFTIDNFAAHRDADNFCSRFRYDMHEYLKSLGPDAPIKDVMMVLETGQHTPDVRGGLESFGAGPLDVHPNDQNPPCMEYPNHEGRNAFKKDVLAAMDKHNVDVIIYPTWTNPPATLMRADQDYKGDNSQLIAPSTGLPAATVPMGYTHGNLPAGLQFLARDYQEDILFTVSYAYEQKTKHRRPPRRFPEIDRITQFAKVDIK
- a CDS encoding TorF family putative porin translates to MSRFLKISSTVMMLIMMGETAIAQMSDFTVSGNISGISDYRFRGVSLTSKDPAVQGTLNLQHSSGFYVTVWGSNISDFNGANTEVDVMAGYVFDAGNDVSFNLGVMEYIYPGGTGTNYFEAYGFATFPVAVGSLTVGINYTPSQNNIGSQDNTYLSASYSMPILDTGLTGSAYFAYEDGAFGTNKTDWSLGLSYDIDQITIGAKYIDTNLGSGAGSATGLGYITLNF